The Dehalococcoidales bacterium genomic interval AACTCCTCTGTGTTTGAAGGGTCCACCAGCAGGCCATTCTCCCCTGACGAGATGACTTCCCTGATACCGCCCAGTCTGGAAGCAACGACCGCTCTGCCGCAGGCCATGGCCTCCTGCACGGTCATCCCGAATGGTTCGAAAAGCGATGGCATAGCGAAGAACTCCGCCTGCTGATAGTACGGGACCAGGAGCTCGTCCGGGATATAGCCCGTAAGGTGCACCCGGCTCTCCAAATCCTTTTCGGCAATAATCCCCTTCATCATGGACAGGACCCCGAGCTCCCGCTGCTCCGGTTTGAGCGACCCTCCCCCGATGACCAGGTGGATATCCGGAATTGACTGCCGGACAATGTCAAAGGCGTACAGCAGGAAGTCATGCCCCTTGTTGGCATCAATCCGGCTGAGGCAGAAGATGTACCTCTCCGGCAGACCGGTTTCAACCTTCGCCTCCCCTGTGGCAGGAGGTCGGAATGTGTGCACATCCACCCCCGGAGGAATGACGACGATGTCATCAGACGTGAACCCGTAGAGTTGCTCCAGTTTCTCCTGCTGGACCGTAGTAGTGACTGTCTGCGCCCTCACCGAGCGGAAGATGCGCAGCTCTTCGGCGGTGCGATGGCTGAACCGGTACTTCCTCTCCATCTCGTCCGGGTCCCCGCCCATCTGCTCGCGTTTCCAGGCACCGAGGGAGTGAGCGGTAAAGAAAGCAGGACGGTCGAGGGTTCGGGCAACATCCAGGGTGACAATCCCGGCGTCCACGTAGTGACCGTGGAAGAGGTCGTAGTCGAGGTCATTCTCGCGGATGAAGGTTATCACATTCTGTGCAAGCTCGGGGAGGACATCGTATATCTCTTCCTTGGCGATGAAGCACGATGGACCACACGGTATCCGGATGACCCTGACATCGGGGTAGTCCGGGACGGGGTCGACCTGCGGCCTGGAGTGGTCGCACCAGCGGGTGTAGATGTCCACCTTTACACCATACGCGGTGAGGGCCTTAGCCAATTCCAGCACGTAGACCACCTGCCCGCCGGTGTCAGTCTGCCCAAGCTGGGGTACGGGGTCGAAGTACCCGTGTGTGCTCAGCATACATATTCTCTTCAGCTTACGTTCCTTTTTTTGCATCATTCACCTGTGCATCGTAGTCTCCGGTGATAATTATGTCCGCGCGGGAACGGTGTGATGAAATGATATCGTGCTCTATTTTGAGGACTTGTTCGAGGAAGGCGTCCTGTGTCTCCCGGGCGCGGAGTTTTCGCTTCTCCCTGGTGTCGATGTAAGTGCGGTCTATGAAGACCCGCCGGTGAACGTTCTTCAGGGTGGTGGTGTAGGTCCCTTCGACTATAACCGTCCTGGCCCCTTCGAGGTTGATTATTTCCTTGGTTATACGGTCCTCTTCAAAAATGACCAGGGGCTTGGTTATCTCACTTTTGCCTTCGAGGATGTCTTTAAGGTTCCGGTCGAGCAGGTCGAGGCGTACTTCGGACAGACCGACGTGCGCGATGTTCTTCCGCCGCATCTCCTCGTTCGTCCTGGGAGGATATACAAAGTAGTCGTCCTGCTGAAGGATTACGCTGCCGATGTCCTGTTCCGAGAAGACGTCGGAAAGAGCCTCGGCGACCTCCGACTTGCCACTGCCGGACTCGCCGGCAATGGTGATGATGAATCTGCTGACGCTGCCCGTGAGCAGGGGAAGCAGAAGTAAACCTGCCTGCCGGGCTGCCTCGATGTGCCAGGTCTCGATGATGAGCTTGTCGCCTTTCACACCATTGCCTCCCTTTTAGGACGTTACCCCCAACATTGCGGGATACCAACTGGCGGGATGCTAAACTGCCAAACGGCCCTGCCGTACAGGAATACTATCACCTGTTGCGGGTACTGGCAAGAAAGTGTACTCGTCCGGTGCATTAGTGACACTCTGGTACAGTCGATGCTGGCCGCCTTCTCATGTGGCAATGCCTCATCCCCCTTACGCCCTTCTCCTCTGGAGAAAGGCTCCTATATCTATATATAGTGCTTCCAACAGTTCGTTAGTTTGCTGAGACTGCGAAAGTAGTTTTCAGTCAAGCCGTCCTTTTTAAGGGTTTGGAATCAGCATCGTCATACAAATAACGATATTTACGAAACACTACGCTAGTAGCCGCACAGAATCTGGGCTTTGTGCCGCGAGATTCTTCGAGGATTCCTCGTTCTACTCGGAGCCCCGCTCAGAATGACAGTTGCCGTTGAGTACAAAGGGATTGAAAAGGGGCTTCACCCCTTTTGAGTGACTGAGCAACGGTCGTATCCTTGATTGGATATTGATATGGGGATAGGTGGCTGATACAATCCAGATATGAACTAACATTGATGGAGGTAATGTAATGGCAAACAAATGGCAGGATATCAGAGAGGGATTGTGTGGGGCTTTGGTGATTGGTGGTTCTCTTGTAACACCCTTCCTACGATATTGGCGCACACGGTGGGGTGCTACCGAAGCCGAACTTAAGAAGAATCTGCCTGGTGATGACTTGGTACCACACCCAAAATGGCAGTACACAAATGCAATTACTATAAATGCTCCTTTAACCAGCGTCTGGCCTTGGCTAGTACAGGTAGGACAAGGACGTGGTGGTTGGTACAGCTACGAATGGCTTGAAAACCTAGCCGGCTGCGATATCCATAATGCAAATCAGATTATTCCTGAATTCCAGCACCTGAAGGTTGGAGATATCGTGGAACTTGCACCACAGTTCGGTTATCCCGTTGCGATTGTTGATCCGTGCCGTGCGATTGTCCTCCACAGCGATTCACGCACTGGAGGTTTGCCAATCCCGGTTAAAATGAAGCCCGGGGACTACAATATCAGTACTTGGGGATTTTTCCTCGAAGAGATTAACGAAAAATGCACTCGGCTCATCAC includes:
- a CDS encoding glycosyltransferase, which produces MLSTHGYFDPVPQLGQTDTGGQVVYVLELAKALTAYGVKVDIYTRWCDHSRPQVDPVPDYPDVRVIRIPCGPSCFIAKEEIYDVLPELAQNVITFIRENDLDYDLFHGHYVDAGIVTLDVARTLDRPAFFTAHSLGAWKREQMGGDPDEMERKYRFSHRTAEELRIFRSVRAQTVTTTVQQEKLEQLYGFTSDDIVVIPPGVDVHTFRPPATGEAKVETGLPERYIFCLSRIDANKGHDFLLYAFDIVRQSIPDIHLVIGGGSLKPEQRELGVLSMMKGIIAEKDLESRVHLTGYIPDELLVPYYQQAEFFAMPSLFEPFGMTVQEAMACGRAVVASRLGGIREVISSGENGLLVDPSNTEE
- a CDS encoding zeta toxin family protein, with product MKGDKLIIETWHIEAARQAGLLLLPLLTGSVSRFIITIAGESGSGKSEVAEALSDVFSEQDIGSVILQQDDYFVYPPRTNEEMRRKNIAHVGLSEVRLDLLDRNLKDILEGKSEITKPLVIFEEDRITKEIINLEGARTVIVEGTYTTTLKNVHRRVFIDRTYIDTREKRKLRARETQDAFLEQVLKIEHDIISSHRSRADIIITGDYDAQVNDAKKGT